CTTCGCTCAGATCCGGGTCTGCGTCGAGTGCTCGCGTTGCCGGCGCAAGGCCGGTCAGGTCCGTCTTGTTTAGCACGCGCACCACCGGCACGCCGGCCGGAAAGCGTCCGGCGATGGCCTCGTCTTCGACAGTCATGCCGGTGCGAGCATCGAGCAGATGCAGCACGACATCTGCGCGTTCGATCTCGTTCCAGGTGCGCGCAATACCGATTTTCTCGACTTCGTCCTCGGTATCGCGCAGGCCGGCGGTATCGATCACGTGCAGGGGAATACCTTCGATCTGAATCGTCTGCGCGACCTTGTCCCGCGTCGTGCCGGCAATCGGCGTGACGATTGCCAGCTCCGCGCCCGCCAGCGCGTTCAGCAGCGACGATTTGCCGACGTTCGGCTGTCCGGCCAGCACCACCGAAAGACCCTCGCGCAACAACGCGCCTTGCCGCGCTTCGCTCAGCACGTGCGCGAGGCGCTCGCGAATCCGCGCCAGCTTGCCGCGGGCGTCGGCGGCTTCGAGGAAGTCGATCTCTTCCTCGGGAAAGTCGAGCGTCGCTTCGACGAGCATGCGCAGCGTGATCACGTCTTCGACCAGCGCGTGAATGTCGCGCGAAAACGCGCCGTCGAGCGAGCGGCCCGCCGAGCGCGCGGCAGCCTCGGTGCTGGCCTCGATCAGATCGGCGACCGCTTCGGCTTGCGTCAGATCCAGCTTGTCGTTGAGGAAAGCACGGCGCGTGAATTCGCCCGGTTCGGCCAGACGCAGGCCGAACGCGCGGCCGGCGTCGATGCAACGCTGCAGCACGAGTTGCAGCACCACCGGACCGCCGTGGCCTTGCAGTTCGAGCACGTGTTCGCCGGTGTAGGAATGCGGCGCCGGGAAGTACAGCGCGATGCCACGGTCGAGCGCGCTGCCGTTGGCGTCGAGAAACGGAACGTAGCTGGCGTGACGGGCGGCGAGTGTCTGACCGGTGAGCGCTTGCATGAGCGGTTGGGCCGCCGCCTCGCCCGCTCTCCCGAACGAAATCCTCACCACGCCGATACCTCCCCGGCCGGGCGCGGTGGCAATGGCGACGATCGGATCGGAATCGGTGGTGAGCATGGAAGCGTGGCAAAAAACGGAGAGAAGGGCAGGGGGCTGGCGGTCAACGCGGCGCGAGGCATTGTAACGCGGCAGTGTGTGAAGGCTGACCGGCGGCGCGGCGGAGCGGCCGCTTTGACAACTCGGAGCCGATTTCGGAGTTATCTCACAAAAGCTAAATTGTGCTGCTGTTTTTTGAGAATAACCAAGACTGCACGAGATGACTAAGTGCCCATCAGACAGCAAAAAAGCGAAAAAACGCACAATTTTTAAAATCGTGGCGCATCACGGCTGGCGCTGGTCAAAGCTAAAAAATATATTAATTCCGATACTTGCTAGCTTGGTTGGTTGAGAACCACTGGCTTGGGCGCTTGCACAATCCGATGCATGACGACCAAACAATTGAAAGCCGCGTTTGCCGAACGACTCAGCCGCTCGATGAAGCGGCGCAATATTTCCAACGGGGCCGAGCTCTGTAGAAAATTCAATCTCCTCCACACTGGCGCAGACGTGACGGATCAGGCCATATACAAATGGCTCGACGGAACGACAATGCCACGTCCAGCCAACCTGCGCACGTTAGCCAAATTGCTGGACGTGGACAAGCATTGGCTGGCTTACGGACTGTCGCAGAGTACGAAGGCAAAGCCGCTCGCGCCCGGCGAGACCTATCCGCTTTCGGCCGAGACGATCGAGTGGGTGCCGAAAAAGGGTGCGCTGATATTGACGATAAACCTGGAGGACCGCGCCGGGTTCCAGGAGGTGACCGTCCGCGTTGCCAGCCAGAATGGCGAAGAAAGTTAGCGAGGGTGCGGCTTGCGGGCCTTTCCTTTGATCGCCAATGCTTTCGGCGCTCAACGGCTTGGTACCCACCGGCCTCGGTACTGCCGGATCGGGTCTGCCTAATATCGGGACAGCTGCGCCGCCCGATAGACTGCCTGCCTGTCATTTCAACAGGCAAGTCGGATTTATCTCAAGCAAGCTAGGATTGCCACTGCTTGTCCTGCGTAAAAATAGGACGCTGCCGGACCCTACGGCTGTCACTGGCCCACCGCACAACGAAAAACAACAAAAAATGACAACTTTGGCAGGCGCTTTGTTCGGCGGTGCCTGCAAGCTAAACGTATCTCAAATAGGCTATAAGTAAGCTTGGCTGGTTGTCAACTGGTTGAACGTTGAATTGCACAATCCGGCCCATGCCGACCAACAAAGAAAAAGCCGCCTTCGCCAAACGGCTGAAGGACTTGCTAGAGCCGCTGAAAATTCGCGGCGGGACCAAGCTCGCCGAGCAATTCAATCTTCGCTACCGGGGCGAGCGTGAGGTCACGCCGCAAACCGCCCACAAGTGGCTAGCTGGCACGACGATTCCAAAGCCCGACAAATTGCGTACGTTAGCCGAATGGCTGAACGTCAAGGAGCATTGGCTTCACTACGGACCGCCACCGGGCACGAACGCGAGGCCGTTGGCGCGCGGCGAGAAATATCCGCCGTCGCCGGAAACGATCGAACTCGCTTCGAAGATCCAGTCGCTGACGCCGAAAGACCGCTTCCTGGTCGAGGAGATGATCGTGCGCTTTTACGGTGAGGATGCGGAAGAAGAGTGACGATGGCGTCGCCGATGCGATGAGTTCAGCCGCGACCATGAAAAATGCCGCCCGGTTTGCACCGGGCGGCATTTTCTTGCGCTGTCGTGTCAGCCAGTGTCGGCTTGCATCGGCCTGCTTGCGGGCGTTTGCCCGCCTCTGGCAAGATGTCAGGCCGCTTTGGTTTTGGCCTGTCCCATCATTCGCGTGATGTAGTACTGCTGGGCGATCGAGAGCACGTTGTTCACCACGTAGTACAGCACCAGACCGGCCGGGAAGAAGAAGAACATGACCGAGAACGCGATCGGCATGAACATCATCATCTTGGCTTGAACCGGATCCGGCGGCGTCGGGTTCAGCTTGGTCTGCAGGAACATGGAAACGGCCATCAGCACCGGCAGGATGAAGAACGGATCCTGTTGCGACAGATCGTGAATCCACAGAATCCACGGCGCGCCGCGCATTTCCACCGACGACAGCAACACCCAGTACAGCGAAATGAACACCGGAATCTGGATCACGACCGGCAGACAGCCGCCGAACGGATTGACCTTCTCGGTCTTGTACAACTCCATCAGCGCCGAGTTCATCTTTTGCGGATCGCCCTTGAAGCGTTCGCGCAGTGCCTGCATGCGCG
This genomic stretch from Paraburkholderia dioscoreae harbors:
- the mnmE gene encoding tRNA uridine-5-carboxymethylaminomethyl(34) synthesis GTPase MnmE, with product MLTTDSDPIVAIATAPGRGGIGVVRISFGRAGEAAAQPLMQALTGQTLAARHASYVPFLDANGSALDRGIALYFPAPHSYTGEHVLELQGHGGPVVLQLVLQRCIDAGRAFGLRLAEPGEFTRRAFLNDKLDLTQAEAVADLIEASTEAAARSAGRSLDGAFSRDIHALVEDVITLRMLVEATLDFPEEEIDFLEAADARGKLARIRERLAHVLSEARQGALLREGLSVVLAGQPNVGKSSLLNALAGAELAIVTPIAGTTRDKVAQTIQIEGIPLHVIDTAGLRDTEDEVEKIGIARTWNEIERADVVLHLLDARTGMTVEDEAIAGRFPAGVPVVRVLNKTDLTGLAPATRALDADPDLSEVRLSAKQGDGVALLREELLRIAGWQAGAESVYLARERHLIALRAAEEHLATAAAHADQNSQALDLFAEELRLAQDQLNSITGEFSSDDLLGVIFSRFCIGK
- a CDS encoding transcriptional regulator, producing the protein MTTKQLKAAFAERLSRSMKRRNISNGAELCRKFNLLHTGADVTDQAIYKWLDGTTMPRPANLRTLAKLLDVDKHWLAYGLSQSTKAKPLAPGETYPLSAETIEWVPKKGALILTINLEDRAGFQEVTVRVASQNGEES
- a CDS encoding transcriptional regulator; its protein translation is MPTNKEKAAFAKRLKDLLEPLKIRGGTKLAEQFNLRYRGEREVTPQTAHKWLAGTTIPKPDKLRTLAEWLNVKEHWLHYGPPPGTNARPLARGEKYPPSPETIELASKIQSLTPKDRFLVEEMIVRFYGEDAEEE